A region of Streptomyces sp. R44 DNA encodes the following proteins:
- a CDS encoding CpaE family protein: protein MTTRILPAVGDPDAARSVSTLLSQLPDAEPAQPVTDSTQLVDTLARLAAASLDELPEVVLVHERIGPVPALELVREVALRFPAVGVVLITADASPVLFSAAMDSGARGLVTLPLGYEELASRVQAAAQWSLGVRRHLGGGAERITGPGGTVVTVSGAKGGVGATVTAVHLALAARAAGRSVALVDMDLQSGDIASYLDVQFRRSVADLASIADISPRVLQDAVYVHETGLSLLLAPAEGERGEEVTDRAARQVVSALRGRHEVVVLDCGSRLDSANAAAIEMADTALLVTTPDVVAVRAAKRTVRMWERLQVRKAEETVTLVNRHHRSTEIQPPLVQKITGTRIAGVAVPANFKELAAVVDAGRLHELDAKSTVKQALWSLAGELGLVQAAGQPGKELARAGDRGSLGLRRRTGGR, encoded by the coding sequence ATGACCACCAGGATCCTGCCCGCCGTCGGCGACCCCGACGCGGCCCGGTCCGTCAGTACGCTGCTCAGCCAGCTCCCCGACGCCGAACCCGCCCAGCCGGTCACCGACTCCACCCAGCTCGTCGACACCCTCGCGCGGCTCGCCGCCGCCTCCCTCGACGAACTCCCCGAGGTCGTCCTCGTCCACGAGCGGATCGGGCCCGTCCCCGCGCTCGAACTCGTCCGCGAGGTCGCCCTCCGCTTCCCCGCCGTCGGCGTCGTCCTCATCACCGCCGACGCCAGTCCCGTCCTCTTCTCCGCCGCCATGGACTCCGGCGCCCGCGGCCTCGTCACCCTCCCCCTCGGCTACGAGGAACTCGCCAGCCGCGTCCAGGCCGCCGCCCAGTGGTCCCTGGGCGTCCGCCGCCACCTCGGCGGCGGCGCGGAGCGGATCACCGGCCCCGGCGGCACCGTCGTCACCGTCAGCGGCGCCAAGGGCGGCGTCGGCGCCACCGTCACCGCCGTCCACCTCGCCCTCGCCGCCCGCGCCGCCGGGCGCAGCGTCGCCCTCGTCGACATGGACCTCCAGAGCGGCGACATCGCCTCGTACCTCGACGTCCAGTTCCGCCGGTCCGTCGCCGACCTCGCCTCGATCGCCGACATCTCGCCCCGCGTCCTCCAGGACGCCGTGTACGTCCACGAGACCGGCCTCTCGCTGCTCCTCGCCCCGGCGGAGGGCGAGCGCGGCGAGGAGGTCACCGACCGCGCCGCCCGGCAGGTCGTCAGCGCCCTGCGCGGCCGGCACGAGGTCGTCGTCCTCGACTGCGGCTCCCGGCTCGACAGCGCCAACGCCGCGGCGATCGAGATGGCCGACACCGCGCTCCTCGTCACCACCCCGGACGTGGTCGCGGTCCGGGCCGCCAAGCGGACGGTACGGATGTGGGAACGGCTCCAGGTCCGCAAGGCCGAGGAGACGGTCACCCTCGTCAACCGCCACCACCGCTCCACCGAGATCCAGCCGCCCCTCGTCCAGAAGATCACCGGCACCCGGATCGCGGGCGTCGCCGTCCCGGCCAACTTCAAGGAGCTCGCGGCGGTCGTCGACGCCGGCCGCCTCCACGAACTCGACGCCAAGTCGACGGTCAAGCAGGCGCTGTGGAGCCTGGCGGGGGAACTGGGCCTGGTGCAGGCGGCGGGACAGCCCGGCAAGGAACTCGCCCGCGCGGGCGACCGGGGCTCCCTGGGCCTGCGCCGCCGCACCGGAGGCCGCTGA
- a CDS encoding TadE/TadG family type IV pilus assembly protein — translation MRADRDDDRGQVAVEFLGMVPLILLTLALLWQVVLVGYTYTLAGNAADEAARAGAVGDDCGEAARRHLDGAWLDGAEVSCPPGDGMVNAVVTLQVPVLVPGVGGLFHVKGKAGAVDERGRTP, via the coding sequence ATGCGCGCGGACCGGGACGACGACAGGGGGCAGGTGGCGGTGGAGTTCCTGGGAATGGTGCCGCTGATCCTGCTCACGCTGGCGCTGCTGTGGCAGGTGGTCCTGGTCGGGTACACGTACACGCTTGCGGGGAACGCGGCGGACGAGGCGGCGCGGGCCGGGGCCGTCGGTGACGACTGCGGTGAGGCCGCGCGGCGTCACCTGGACGGCGCCTGGCTGGACGGCGCCGAGGTGAGCTGCCCGCCGGGCGACGGGATGGTGAACGCGGTGGTCACGCTCCAGGTCCCCGTCCTGGTCCCGGGCGTGGGAGGCCTCTTCCACGTGAAGGGCAAGGCGGGCGCCGTCGACGAGAGGGGCCGCACGCCATGA
- a CDS encoding TadE/TadG family type IV pilus assembly protein, with the protein MRSDSRDGRRDRGQAAIEYLGFLPILLIVGLAGLQLGVAAYAAQQAGTAARAAARAASSDAEDAPTGQQAGYAAADWVTGVSVDPGGDEVVATVTVRIPSVVPFWSFDDITKTATMPLPETPDEEDLP; encoded by the coding sequence ATGAGAAGCGATTCCCGCGACGGGAGGCGCGACCGGGGCCAGGCCGCCATCGAGTACCTCGGCTTCCTCCCGATCCTGCTCATCGTGGGGCTGGCGGGCCTGCAGCTCGGGGTCGCGGCGTACGCGGCCCAGCAGGCGGGCACGGCCGCGCGGGCGGCGGCGCGGGCGGCGAGCAGCGACGCGGAGGACGCGCCCACCGGACAGCAGGCCGGCTACGCGGCCGCCGACTGGGTCACCGGCGTGTCGGTCGACCCCGGCGGGGACGAGGTCGTCGCCACCGTCACCGTGCGCATCCCCTCGGTCGTCCCCTTCTGGAGCTTCGACGACATCACGAAGACCGCCACCATGCCGCTGCCCGAGACGCCCGACGAGGAGGACCTGCCATGA
- a CDS encoding CpaF family protein — protein sequence MSLRARINAPEDKGGSAAAREDGHLVAAFRAKLLEEIDLTEMSALAAAERRARLERVLGHIISREGPVLSTAERAQLIRRVVDEALGLGVLEPLLEDASITEIMVNGPDQIFIERGGRVELLPLRFASHEQLMQTIERIVSTVNRRVDESNPMVDARLPSGERVNVIIPPLSLTGATLTIRRFPRAYTLHEMIGLGSLDEQMLLLLSGLVQAKFNLIVSGATGTGKTTLLNALSGLVPEGERIITIEDSAELQLQQSHVIRLEARPPNIEGRGAISIRDLVRNSLRMRPDRIIVGEVRGGETLDMLQAMSTGHDGSLATVHANSAEDALMRLQTLASMSEVKVPFEALRDQINSAVDVLVQLTRHPDGTRRITEIAVLASHGRERFLLATVCRFQAQPVAADGRVYGRFTYHPLPRRVAERLYLAGQPIPQAFGVAATDAHLATREAE from the coding sequence ATGAGCCTGCGTGCCCGGATCAACGCCCCCGAGGACAAGGGCGGCAGCGCGGCCGCGCGCGAGGACGGCCATCTCGTCGCCGCCTTCCGGGCCAAGCTCCTGGAGGAGATCGACCTCACCGAGATGTCCGCGCTCGCGGCGGCGGAGCGGCGGGCCCGACTGGAGCGCGTCCTCGGCCACATCATCAGCCGCGAGGGCCCGGTCCTCTCCACCGCCGAGCGGGCCCAGCTGATCCGCCGGGTCGTCGACGAGGCCCTCGGGCTCGGCGTGCTCGAACCGCTCCTCGAAGACGCCTCCATCACGGAGATCATGGTCAACGGCCCCGACCAGATCTTCATCGAGCGCGGCGGCCGCGTGGAGCTGCTCCCGCTCCGCTTCGCCTCGCACGAGCAGCTGATGCAGACCATCGAGCGGATCGTCTCCACCGTGAACCGCCGCGTCGACGAGTCGAACCCGATGGTCGACGCCCGGCTCCCCTCCGGCGAACGCGTGAACGTCATCATCCCGCCGCTCTCCCTCACGGGCGCGACCCTCACGATCCGCCGCTTCCCCCGCGCGTACACGCTCCACGAGATGATCGGCCTCGGCTCCCTCGACGAGCAGATGCTGCTCCTGCTGTCGGGACTGGTTCAAGCCAAGTTCAACCTGATCGTCTCCGGCGCGACCGGCACCGGGAAGACGACCCTCCTCAACGCCCTGTCCGGGCTCGTCCCCGAGGGCGAGCGGATCATCACCATCGAGGACTCGGCGGAACTCCAGCTCCAGCAGTCCCATGTGATCCGCCTGGAGGCCCGCCCGCCGAACATCGAGGGCCGCGGGGCCATCTCCATCCGTGACCTCGTCCGCAACTCCCTGCGCATGCGCCCCGACCGCATCATCGTCGGTGAGGTCCGCGGCGGCGAGACCCTCGACATGCTCCAGGCGATGTCCACCGGCCACGACGGCTCGCTCGCCACCGTCCACGCGAACTCGGCCGAGGACGCGCTGATGCGGCTCCAGACCCTCGCGTCGATGTCCGAGGTGAAGGTGCCGTTCGAGGCGCTGCGGGACCAGATCAACAGCGCGGTCGACGTCCTCGTACAGCTCACCCGGCATCCGGACGGCACCCGCCGCATCACCGAGATCGCGGTCCTCGCCTCGCACGGCCGGGAGAGGTTCCTGCTCGCCACGGTCTGCCGCTTCCAGGCGCAGCCGGTGGCGGCGGACGGGCGGGTGTACGGCAGGTTCACGTACCACCCGCTGCCCCGGCGCGTCGCCGAGCGCCTCTATCTGGCGGGCCAGCCCATCCCACAGGCCTTCGGCGTGGCCGCGACCGATGCCCACCTGGCGACCCGAGAGGCGGAGTGA
- a CDS encoding type II secretion system F family protein codes for MTDPFWLTVGVTLLACVLGVVGVQAYASGARRHAALVARLDESGEPEAVTGRRRRRFRGVDRRVRKTALGRKLELRIAATGLDITPGEFTVGLAATVAVLWVVGQAALSPFFGPICGLLGVWVAMGFLNWQRQKRIERFINQLPELSRILANATQAGLALRMALSLAADELEAPAGDELEKVAQQLAVGTSLDDALGELAERLPSRELVVLVTTLVLANRAGGTVVSSLRNLTETLEERKETRREVRTQLSQVSMTAYSVPVIGVGSLLLIDNMQPGALDRMTASGIGQAAVVAAFALYVVGFAAIRRFSKIDV; via the coding sequence ATGACGGATCCCTTCTGGCTGACGGTCGGCGTGACGCTGCTCGCGTGCGTGCTGGGCGTGGTCGGCGTCCAGGCGTACGCGAGCGGGGCACGCCGTCACGCGGCCCTCGTGGCCCGCCTGGACGAGAGCGGCGAACCGGAGGCCGTGACCGGCCGCCGCAGGCGCCGCTTCCGGGGCGTGGACCGGCGCGTACGGAAGACGGCGCTCGGCCGGAAGCTGGAGCTGCGGATCGCGGCGACGGGCCTCGACATCACGCCGGGCGAGTTCACGGTGGGCCTGGCGGCGACCGTGGCGGTCCTGTGGGTGGTGGGGCAGGCGGCGCTGTCGCCGTTCTTCGGCCCGATCTGCGGACTGCTCGGCGTCTGGGTGGCGATGGGCTTCCTCAACTGGCAGCGCCAGAAGCGCATCGAGCGGTTCATCAACCAACTCCCGGAACTCTCACGGATCCTGGCCAACGCGACCCAGGCCGGTCTGGCCCTCCGAATGGCACTGAGCCTGGCGGCCGACGAGCTGGAGGCGCCGGCGGGTGACGAGCTGGAGAAGGTGGCACAGCAGCTGGCGGTGGGAACGTCGCTGGACGACGCGCTGGGAGAACTGGCGGAACGCCTCCCGTCCCGCGAACTGGTGGTCCTCGTGACGACCCTCGTCCTGGCCAACAGGGCGGGCGGCACGGTCGTCTCCTCGCTGCGGAACCTCACGGAGACCCTGGAGGAACGCAAGGAGACCCGGCGCGAGGTCCGCACCCAGCTCTCGCAGGTGAGCATGACGGCGTACTCCGTCCCGGTGATCGGGGTCGGCTCGCTCCTGCTGATCGACAACATGCAGCCGGGCGCTCTGGACCGCATGACGGCCTCGGGCATCGGGCAGGCCGCGGTGGTGGCGGCGTTCGCGCTGTACGTGGTCGGTTTCGCCGCCATCCGCCGTTTCTCGAAGATCGACGTGTAG
- a CDS encoding DUF5936 domain-containing protein: MDLLLALLAGLAVAGIAYGLRLYRADAKLPDDLRLALEVGATRTGAVDSAVDRLGMRWSPAVLRLMGPKRVNAVRRRIDLAGNPGGLTIDRYGARRAVYGFLGGLGGLVMLSKGSYVTALLLLAFGAFWTEVGIWSAVRIRKDQIERTLPDFLDVLAVVVSAGLGFRQALERVAEKYEGPWADELRITLRQMDMGVSRRQAFDELRRRNDSEQVAQFVTALQQGEELGAPIVDTLIQIANDMRRTDAQNARRKAAKAVPKATMVITTLMVPATMILLGAGLFLGTGTDFGSVTGE, encoded by the coding sequence GTGGACCTCCTCCTGGCCCTGCTGGCCGGCCTGGCAGTAGCGGGCATCGCCTACGGCCTGCGCCTGTACCGCGCGGACGCGAAGCTCCCGGACGACCTCAGACTCGCCCTGGAGGTCGGCGCGACCCGGACGGGAGCGGTCGACTCGGCGGTGGACCGCCTCGGCATGCGCTGGTCGCCGGCCGTGCTCCGCCTGATGGGCCCGAAGCGCGTCAACGCGGTCCGCCGCCGGATCGACCTCGCGGGCAACCCCGGGGGCCTGACGATCGACCGGTACGGGGCGAGGCGGGCGGTCTACGGCTTCCTGGGCGGGCTCGGCGGCCTGGTGATGCTGAGCAAGGGCTCGTACGTGACGGCGCTGCTGCTCCTCGCCTTCGGCGCGTTCTGGACGGAGGTCGGGATCTGGTCGGCGGTCCGCATCCGCAAGGACCAGATCGAACGCACGCTGCCGGACTTCCTGGACGTCCTGGCGGTCGTGGTCAGCGCGGGGCTGGGCTTCCGGCAGGCGCTGGAGAGGGTGGCGGAGAAGTACGAGGGCCCGTGGGCGGACGAACTCCGCATCACGCTCCGCCAGATGGACATGGGCGTGAGCCGCCGGCAGGCGTTCGACGAGCTGCGCCGGCGCAACGACTCGGAGCAGGTGGCGCAGTTCGTGACGGCGCTGCAGCAGGGGGAGGAGCTGGGGGCCCCGATCGTGGACACCCTGATCCAGATCGCCAACGACATGCGGCGCACGGACGCCCAGAACGCCCGCCGCAAGGCCGCGAAGGCCGTCCCGAAGGCCACGATGGTGATCACGACCCTGATGGTCCCGGCGACGATGATCCTGCTGGGGGCGGGCCTGTTCCTGGGCACGGGAACGGACTTCGGGTCGGTGACGGGCGAATGA
- a CDS encoding Flp family type IVb pilin, which produces MNDAMLKALTKARVWWLGDWATRRRGDRGQTAVEYLGIIVVVVAIVIAITGTDIGNSIKNAITQKIADLTGK; this is translated from the coding sequence ATGAACGACGCGATGCTGAAGGCCCTGACGAAGGCCCGTGTGTGGTGGCTGGGCGACTGGGCAACCCGCCGGAGGGGGGACCGCGGGCAGACGGCGGTGGAGTATCTGGGGATCATTGTGGTGGTGGTGGCGATCGTGATCGCGATCACCGGCACGGACATCGGAAACTCCATCAAGAACGCCATCACTCAGAAGATCGCCGATCTGACAGGGAAGTAG
- a CDS encoding OmpA family protein, whose amino-acid sequence MTTTNRRLAALVLVCVALGPIAGPVAYADDGPGPAGTSSPAPVIDPTSPGLMLPDGATLAPAKVLDIKQIVEEDGGQQRRQDTNVDVTFALQAEVLFPKNSAKLSPDATARIAAIAAEINKMGSGRVRVFGFTDNLGTYEHGLKLSKERAVAVQQVLARALDPGTSFDIRGYSEDYPIADNRTEEGRKKNRRVEISFPRTTSSSTTP is encoded by the coding sequence ATGACGACGACAAACCGCCGCCTCGCCGCTCTCGTGCTCGTCTGCGTCGCCCTGGGGCCGATCGCCGGGCCCGTCGCGTACGCCGACGACGGCCCCGGGCCCGCCGGGACCTCCTCGCCCGCGCCCGTCATCGATCCCACCTCGCCCGGTCTGATGCTCCCCGACGGCGCCACCCTCGCCCCCGCCAAGGTCCTCGACATCAAGCAGATCGTCGAGGAGGACGGCGGCCAGCAGCGCCGGCAGGACACCAACGTGGACGTGACGTTCGCGCTGCAGGCCGAGGTGCTGTTCCCCAAGAACAGCGCCAAGCTCTCGCCCGACGCCACCGCCCGCATCGCCGCCATCGCCGCCGAGATCAACAAGATGGGCTCCGGCCGCGTCCGGGTCTTCGGGTTCACCGACAACCTGGGCACGTACGAGCACGGGCTCAAGCTCTCCAAGGAGCGGGCCGTGGCCGTGCAGCAGGTGCTCGCGCGGGCCCTCGACCCGGGGACGAGTTTCGACATCCGCGGCTACAGCGAGGACTACCCGATCGCGGACAACCGCACCGAGGAAGGCCGCAAGAAGAACCGGCGCGTCGAGATCTCCTTCCCCCGGACCACGTCCTCGTCCACCACGCCGTGA
- a CDS encoding DUF192 domain-containing protein, with the protein MGKWADGTGTLALGAVEIPLEVAASYRARRRGLLGRDGIAGALLITRTNSVHTFGMRFPIDVAYLDGSFTVRSVVTMRPGRLGMIRPRGRHVLEAEAGAMAGWGLEPGVRVRVDLTEAPTRAA; encoded by the coding sequence ATGGGGAAATGGGCGGACGGGACGGGGACGTTGGCGCTGGGCGCCGTGGAGATCCCGCTGGAGGTGGCGGCCTCGTACCGGGCACGACGACGGGGACTGCTGGGCCGGGACGGCATCGCGGGGGCGCTGCTGATCACCCGGACGAACAGCGTGCACACCTTCGGCATGCGCTTCCCGATCGACGTGGCCTATCTGGACGGCTCGTTCACGGTCCGGTCCGTGGTGACGATGCGCCCGGGGCGGCTCGGGATGATCCGGCCGCGCGGCCGGCACGTCCTGGAGGCGGAGGCGGGCGCGATGGCCGGGTGGGGGCTGGAACCGGGGGTACGCGTGCGCGTGGACCTCACGGAGGCCCCGACCCGAGCAGCGTGA
- a CDS encoding prepilin peptidase, protein MYVTLIAVAALWGAAVGLLVPRAAYRLSVEPEEPWRDRCPAGHVLVGPGRGWLGGPGRQACATTASPLLAPLLTALACAALAAATGGPRPELAVWLLGAPLAVLLACVDARVYRLPDALTLPLAVAVPLLLGVAELLPYDAGSWIHALLGGLVLGGAYLLLFRINPSQLGLGDVKLAVPLGAALGWYGWGVLFAGAFAGFLLGAVYGLGLVLLRRADRSSAIPFGPFMLGGGLLGLLLGAFTALP, encoded by the coding sequence GTGTACGTCACGCTGATCGCCGTCGCCGCCCTGTGGGGGGCCGCCGTCGGGCTGCTCGTGCCCCGGGCCGCGTACCGGCTCTCCGTCGAGCCGGAGGAGCCGTGGCGGGACCGCTGCCCCGCCGGGCACGTCCTCGTCGGGCCCGGGCGCGGCTGGCTCGGCGGGCCCGGGCGGCAGGCCTGCGCGACCACCGCGAGCCCGCTCCTCGCGCCGCTGCTCACCGCCCTCGCCTGCGCCGCGCTCGCCGCCGCGACCGGCGGGCCCCGGCCCGAGCTCGCGGTCTGGCTGCTCGGTGCGCCCCTCGCCGTGCTCCTCGCCTGCGTGGACGCGCGCGTGTACCGGCTTCCAGACGCCCTGACGCTGCCGCTCGCCGTCGCCGTACCGCTGCTCCTCGGCGTCGCCGAACTCCTTCCGTACGACGCCGGATCCTGGATCCACGCGCTGCTCGGCGGGCTCGTCCTCGGCGGGGCCTACCTGCTGCTGTTCCGGATCAACCCGAGCCAGCTCGGCCTCGGCGACGTGAAACTGGCGGTCCCGCTGGGTGCGGCCCTCGGCTGGTACGGCTGGGGGGTGCTCTTCGCCGGGGCCTTCGCCGGCTTCCTCCTCGGCGCGGTGTACGGCCTCGGCCTCGTCCTGCTGCGCCGCGCCGACCGCTCCTCGGCGATCCCCTTCGGCCCCTTCATGCTCGGCGGCGGCCTGCTCGGCCTCCTCCTCGGC